One Amycolatopsis thermophila DNA segment encodes these proteins:
- a CDS encoding ArsA-related P-loop ATPase has product MSTPLAGWTDELARARLHFVTGKGGTGKTTMAAALGIALASHGRRVLLVEVEGRQGFAQLFDTEPLPYAEQRIAGVPGGGELRALHIDVEAALLEYFEMFYNLGFAGRTLRRMGAIEFATTLAPGLRDVLLTGKIKECVGRTGPDGRHVYDAVVVDAPPTGRVVKFLDVTKALTDLAKAGPIRGQAEGVVRLLHSEETVIHLVTLLEEMPVRETVEAVAELDGADLRPGAVLVNRVRPPRLPARSITPAADGRVDASRVRSGLATAGLELPDATLDALVAETVEHAIRVAAEQRAREQLAEADLPTLELPEESGGIDLAALYDLAESLTDQGVR; this is encoded by the coding sequence GTGAGCACACCCCTGGCCGGATGGACCGACGAGCTCGCCCGCGCCCGGTTGCACTTCGTCACCGGCAAGGGCGGCACCGGCAAGACGACCATGGCCGCGGCCCTCGGCATCGCGCTGGCCAGCCACGGACGGCGCGTGCTGCTCGTCGAGGTCGAAGGCAGGCAGGGGTTCGCGCAGCTGTTCGACACCGAGCCGCTGCCCTACGCCGAGCAACGGATCGCGGGCGTGCCCGGCGGCGGCGAGCTGCGGGCGCTGCACATCGACGTCGAAGCGGCGCTGCTCGAGTACTTCGAGATGTTCTACAACCTGGGCTTCGCGGGCCGGACGCTGCGGCGGATGGGCGCGATCGAGTTCGCCACCACGCTCGCGCCGGGCCTGCGGGACGTCCTGCTCACCGGCAAGATCAAGGAGTGCGTCGGCCGGACCGGCCCGGACGGCAGGCACGTCTACGACGCCGTCGTGGTCGACGCGCCGCCGACCGGCCGCGTGGTCAAGTTCCTCGACGTCACCAAGGCGCTGACCGACCTGGCGAAGGCCGGCCCGATCCGCGGCCAGGCCGAGGGCGTGGTGCGGCTGCTGCACTCCGAGGAGACCGTGATCCACCTGGTCACCCTCCTGGAGGAGATGCCGGTGCGGGAAACCGTCGAGGCGGTCGCCGAACTGGACGGCGCGGACCTGCGGCCGGGCGCGGTGCTGGTCAACCGGGTGCGGCCGCCGCGGCTGCCCGCCCGCTCGATCACGCCCGCCGCGGACGGGCGGGTGGACGCCTCGCGCGTGCGCAGCGGCCTGGCCACGGCCGGGCTCGAACTGCCGGACGCGACGCTCGACGCGCTCGTCGCGGAGACGGTCGAGCACGCCATCCGCGTCGCGGCCGAGCAGCGGGCACGGGAACAGCTCGCCGAGGCGGACCTGCCGACGCTGGAGCTGCCGGAGGAGTCCGGCGGCATCGACCTCGCCGCGCTCTACGACCTCGCCGAGTCGCTGACCGACCAGGGAGTGCGCTGA
- a CDS encoding MBL fold metallo-hydrolase, whose product MTHPAYGVRREVSPTASVILENNPSTMTLDGTNTWILRAPGAPGCVIVDPGYEDLDHLRLLTEQGPVALILLTHHHPDHTEGAPWLAERVQAPVRAFDAALCRDAEPFADGDVISAAGLDIEVVHTPGHTADSVCLRIGDQVLTGDTILGRGTTVLTDLGSYLGSLRKLIELPAGLLALPGHGPEMADLRAVAQQYLDHREQRLDQVRRALEQLGPDATARQVVEIVYADVDRALWTPAEHSVNAQMQYLRSIRTR is encoded by the coding sequence ATGACGCACCCCGCCTACGGCGTCCGCCGGGAGGTCTCGCCGACCGCGTCGGTGATCCTGGAGAACAACCCGTCCACCATGACCCTGGACGGCACGAACACGTGGATCCTGCGAGCGCCCGGTGCGCCCGGGTGCGTGATCGTCGACCCGGGCTACGAGGACCTCGACCACCTGCGGCTGCTCACCGAGCAGGGCCCGGTCGCCCTGATCCTGCTGACGCACCACCACCCCGACCACACCGAGGGCGCGCCGTGGCTGGCCGAGCGGGTGCAGGCGCCGGTGCGGGCCTTCGACGCGGCGCTGTGCCGGGATGCCGAGCCGTTCGCCGACGGTGACGTGATCTCCGCGGCGGGCCTGGACATCGAGGTCGTGCACACCCCCGGTCACACCGCCGACTCGGTGTGCCTGCGGATCGGCGACCAGGTGCTGACCGGCGACACGATCCTGGGCCGCGGCACGACGGTGCTGACCGACCTCGGTTCGTACCTGGGCTCGCTGCGGAAGCTGATCGAGCTGCCGGCCGGCCTGCTCGCGCTGCCCGGTCACGGCCCGGAGATGGCCGACCTCCGGGCGGTCGCCCAGCAGTACCTGGACCACCGCGAGCAGCGGCTCGACCAGGTCCGCCGGGCTCTCGAGCAGCTCGGCCCGGACGCCACCGCGCGGCAGGTGGTCGAGATCGTCTACGCCGACGTCGACCGTGCACTGTGGACACCCGCGGAGCACAGCGTCAACGCGCAGATGCAGTACCTGCGGTCCATCCGGACTCGGTGA
- a CDS encoding Crp/Fnr family transcriptional regulator: MDETLARAGIFQGVEPAAAEALAQTLETVEFPRGHVIFSEGEPGDKLYIILSGKVKIGRKSADGRENLLWIAGPSDMFGELSIFDPGPRTSTATTVTEVRAVSMDRPSLRKWIANRPEIAEQLLRVIARRLRRTNNMVAELIFTDVPGRVARALLQLAQRFGSQEAGILRVTHDLTQEEIAQYVGASRETVNKALADFAHRGWLRLEGKSVLILDPERLARRAR; this comes from the coding sequence GTGGACGAGACCCTGGCCCGGGCGGGCATCTTCCAGGGGGTGGAGCCGGCCGCGGCTGAGGCGCTCGCCCAGACCCTGGAGACCGTGGAGTTCCCGCGGGGTCATGTGATCTTCTCCGAGGGCGAGCCCGGCGACAAGCTGTACATCATCCTGTCCGGCAAGGTGAAGATCGGCCGCAAGTCGGCCGACGGCCGGGAGAACCTGCTGTGGATCGCCGGCCCCTCGGACATGTTCGGGGAGCTGTCGATCTTCGACCCGGGCCCGCGCACCTCGACCGCGACGACGGTCACCGAGGTGCGGGCGGTGTCGATGGACCGGCCGTCGCTGCGCAAGTGGATCGCGAACCGGCCGGAGATCGCCGAGCAGCTGCTGCGGGTCATCGCCCGCAGGCTGCGCCGGACGAACAACATGGTCGCGGAGCTGATCTTCACCGACGTTCCCGGTCGCGTGGCGCGCGCGCTGCTGCAGCTGGCGCAGCGGTTCGGCAGCCAGGAGGCGGGCATCCTGCGGGTCACGCACGACCTGACGCAGGAGGAGATCGCGCAGTACGTCGGCGCCTCGCGGGAGACCGTGAACAAGGCACTGGCCGACTTCGCGCACCGCGGCTGGCTGCGCCTGGAAGGCAAGAGCGTGCTGATCCTGGACCCGGAGCGCCTCGCGCGACGGGCTCGCTGA
- a CDS encoding ArsA family ATPase, with product MTERLDIDALIDDPKSRIVVCCGSGGVGKTTTAAALALRAAERGRQTVVLTIDPARRLAQALGLRELGNHPRQVSVAGFEPKGELWAMMLDMRRTFDDMVRTHAGPERAEALLANPFYQTISTSFSGTQEYMAMEKLGQLAATDEWDLIVVDTPPSRSALDFLDAPNRLSSALDGRMIRLLTGPAKAGGWGIRKVVSTGFSIFAKAVSTIIGGQLLADASAFMQAFDSMFGGFRERARKTAELLRSEGTSFLVVASPEPDALREASYFVERLGGENMPLAGLVANRTHPVLADLSSTAALSAAEKLEASAPLATAVLQLHADRVALAEREKRLLARFTRAHPGVPLVEVPALPSDVHDLGGLREIGDRLAS from the coding sequence ATGACCGAGCGGCTCGACATCGACGCGTTGATCGACGACCCGAAGAGCCGGATCGTGGTGTGCTGCGGCTCGGGCGGGGTGGGCAAGACCACCACCGCGGCCGCGCTGGCGCTGCGGGCGGCCGAGCGCGGCCGTCAGACGGTGGTGCTCACGATCGACCCGGCGCGGCGGCTCGCGCAGGCGCTCGGGCTGCGCGAGCTGGGCAACCACCCGCGGCAGGTGTCGGTCGCCGGCTTCGAGCCCAAGGGCGAGCTGTGGGCGATGATGCTCGACATGCGGCGCACCTTCGACGACATGGTGCGCACCCACGCCGGGCCGGAACGCGCCGAGGCGCTCCTCGCGAACCCCTTCTACCAGACCATTTCCACGTCGTTCTCCGGCACCCAGGAGTACATGGCGATGGAGAAGCTGGGCCAGCTCGCGGCCACCGACGAGTGGGACCTCATCGTCGTGGACACCCCGCCGAGCCGGTCCGCGCTGGACTTCCTGGACGCGCCGAACCGCCTGTCCAGCGCGCTCGACGGGCGCATGATCCGGCTGCTCACCGGCCCGGCGAAAGCCGGCGGCTGGGGCATCCGCAAGGTGGTCAGCACCGGGTTCTCGATCTTCGCGAAGGCCGTGTCGACGATCATCGGCGGCCAGCTGCTCGCCGACGCGTCCGCGTTCATGCAGGCCTTCGACAGCATGTTCGGCGGGTTCCGGGAACGGGCCCGCAAAACGGCCGAGCTGCTCCGGTCGGAGGGCACGTCGTTCCTGGTGGTGGCCTCGCCGGAGCCGGACGCGCTGCGCGAGGCCAGCTACTTCGTGGAGCGGCTCGGCGGCGAGAACATGCCGCTGGCCGGGCTCGTCGCCAACCGCACGCACCCGGTGCTGGCCGACCTGTCGTCCACCGCGGCGCTGTCCGCGGCCGAAAAGCTCGAGGCGAGCGCGCCGCTGGCCACCGCAGTGCTGCAGCTGCACGCGGACCGGGTGGCGCTCGCCGAGCGGGAGAAGCGCCTGCTGGCGCGCTTCACGCGCGCCCACCCCGGAGTCCCCCTGGTCGAGGTGCCCGCGCTCCCCAGCGACGTGCACGACCTCGGCGGACTCCGGGAAATCGGCGACCGCCTGGCTTCTTAA
- a CDS encoding WhiB family transcriptional regulator: MESTPQSWRVRALCRDADPDELFVRGADQNRAKLVCMGCPVRTECLAEALDNRISFGIWGGMTERERRALLRRRPDVVSWTELLDSARKDFAEAAS, translated from the coding sequence ATGGAATCCACACCACAGAGCTGGCGCGTTCGCGCCCTCTGCCGGGACGCGGATCCGGATGAGCTGTTCGTGCGCGGCGCCGACCAGAACCGCGCCAAACTGGTCTGCATGGGATGCCCGGTGCGCACCGAATGCCTGGCCGAGGCGCTGGACAACCGCATCAGTTTCGGCATCTGGGGCGGAATGACGGAACGGGAACGCCGCGCATTGCTGCGCCGCCGCCCGGATGTCGTTTCCTGGACCGAACTGCTCGATTCCGCGCGCAAGGACTTCGCGGAAGCGGCTTCTTAA
- a CDS encoding TlpA family protein disulfide reductase: MTTATRWALVVGVLVLAAIVAVLPRVRSANETPVTSPDLGAARATAALAPCPAGTGRVAQLADVTVQCLGDGSTVDLGSALAGRATLVNVWATWCEPCRTELPVLQRYASEPGAARVLTVQVQSKPDDGLRLLTDLGVRLPTVFDGDGTTGPVRAALRVPPALPASYLVTADGQVRFIDSPRTFTDPAQVRDVVARLS, encoded by the coding sequence GTGACGACAGCGACCCGGTGGGCGCTCGTCGTGGGGGTGCTCGTGCTCGCGGCGATCGTCGCGGTGCTGCCGCGGGTCCGCTCCGCGAACGAGACGCCGGTCACGTCCCCCGACCTCGGTGCCGCCCGCGCCACGGCGGCGCTGGCGCCGTGCCCGGCGGGCACCGGCCGGGTCGCGCAGCTCGCGGACGTGACGGTCCAGTGCCTCGGCGATGGGTCCACCGTGGACCTGGGCAGCGCGCTGGCCGGGCGGGCCACGCTGGTCAACGTGTGGGCCACCTGGTGCGAGCCGTGCCGCACCGAGCTGCCCGTGCTGCAGCGGTACGCGAGCGAGCCGGGCGCCGCGCGGGTGCTGACCGTGCAGGTGCAGAGCAAACCGGACGACGGCCTGCGGCTGCTCACCGACCTCGGCGTGCGGCTGCCGACGGTGTTCGACGGCGACGGCACGACCGGCCCGGTGCGGGCCGCGCTCAGGGTGCCGCCCGCGCTGCCCGCGTCGTACCTGGTGACGGCGGACGGGCAGGTGCGCTTCATCGACAGCCCACGCACCTTCACCGATCCTGCTCAGGTGCGTGATGTCGTGGCGAGGCTGTCGTGA
- a CDS encoding transglycosylase domain-containing protein has protein sequence MRKTDGLFKLLGLCLLAGILVAGVLFPVVGAAGVASNRASETVDSMSAELANVPPPLVTTITDSAGNQIATLYDQYRIPTSGDQINEAMKWALVSTEDRRFYEHHGVDWKGTLRAALSNSAGGDTQGASTLTQQYVKNYLINVIYRDDEVGQKKAQEQSVARKLKEARIAIQLENTMSKDQILTSYLNVVEFSRKIYGVGAAAQAYFNTTADKLSVTQAALLAGMVNNPPFYDPWTHPDRATERRNLVLDRMVDNLKLSRADAERMKTEPLGVVPGGPSKPASNCVGAGPENGFFCQYVEDYLLTHGMNKDDLYTGGYTIRTTMDQRANHEAKMSAQTQVSKTQKNVANVLSLVRPGKDRHEVVALAANRDYGTDAGAGQTTYALPSGVYNTGGAGSSYKIFTSAAALQNRVMGIYDTFEVPNFYVSNVFIGGSPRCPLVAQATRAYCLGNATDYEGGTRTMTLQGGLQTSPNTAFVMLEEKVGMGPVVDMASKLGLRETMSRNIGGGEVKADSKNPGENKTQTAYFGPTDKSPGQGSFTLGVSATSNLEMANVAATILSGGKWCPPTPIGQIQDRTGKPIPINEQPCEQVMDEAAANTLAVGMSKDDQPGGTSAAAAAQVGWNRPMIGKTGTTQANGSAAFVGGTPQLAGAAMVFRPEGGSGGLCDGGPGNVSTCGEGNMFGGKTPARTWFGAMSRILTPNDPVLPLPPSDPRYERVH, from the coding sequence GTGCGCAAGACGGATGGTCTGTTCAAACTGCTCGGCCTGTGTTTGCTCGCGGGAATTCTCGTCGCGGGGGTGCTGTTCCCGGTCGTCGGCGCGGCCGGGGTCGCGTCGAACAGGGCGAGCGAGACGGTCGACAGCATGTCCGCCGAACTCGCGAACGTGCCGCCGCCGCTGGTCACCACGATCACCGACTCGGCGGGCAACCAGATCGCCACGCTGTACGACCAGTACCGCATCCCCACCTCGGGCGACCAGATCAACGAGGCGATGAAGTGGGCGCTGGTCTCGACCGAGGACAGGCGGTTCTACGAGCACCACGGCGTGGACTGGAAGGGCACGCTGCGCGCCGCGCTGAGCAACAGCGCGGGGGGTGACACCCAGGGCGCCTCGACGCTCACGCAGCAGTACGTCAAGAACTACCTGATCAACGTCATCTACCGGGACGACGAGGTGGGCCAGAAGAAGGCCCAGGAGCAGTCGGTCGCCCGGAAGCTGAAGGAAGCCCGGATCGCGATCCAGCTCGAGAACACCATGAGCAAGGACCAGATCCTCACCAGCTACCTCAACGTCGTCGAGTTCTCGCGCAAGATCTACGGCGTCGGCGCGGCCGCCCAGGCCTACTTCAACACCACCGCCGACAAGCTGTCCGTCACGCAGGCCGCGCTGCTTGCCGGCATGGTCAACAACCCGCCGTTCTACGACCCGTGGACCCACCCGGACCGCGCCACCGAGCGCCGCAACCTGGTGCTGGACCGCATGGTCGACAACCTGAAGCTGTCGAGGGCCGACGCCGAGCGGATGAAGACCGAACCGCTGGGCGTGGTGCCCGGCGGTCCGTCGAAGCCGGCGTCCAACTGCGTCGGCGCCGGGCCGGAGAACGGGTTCTTCTGCCAGTACGTCGAGGACTACCTGCTCACGCACGGCATGAACAAGGACGACCTCTACACCGGCGGCTACACCATCCGCACCACGATGGACCAGCGCGCCAACCACGAGGCGAAGATGTCCGCCCAGACCCAGGTGAGCAAGACGCAGAAGAACGTCGCCAACGTGCTGTCCCTGGTGCGGCCCGGCAAGGACCGGCACGAGGTGGTCGCCCTCGCGGCGAACCGCGACTACGGCACGGACGCCGGGGCCGGGCAAACGACGTACGCGTTGCCCTCGGGCGTCTACAACACCGGTGGTGCCGGGTCGAGCTACAAGATCTTCACCTCGGCGGCGGCGCTCCAGAACCGGGTGATGGGCATCTACGACACGTTCGAAGTGCCGAACTTCTACGTGTCGAACGTCTTCATCGGTGGGTCGCCCCGCTGTCCGCTGGTGGCACAAGCGACACGGGCCTATTGCCTGGGCAACGCCACCGACTACGAAGGCGGCACGCGGACGATGACCCTGCAGGGCGGGCTGCAGACCTCGCCCAACACCGCGTTCGTCATGCTCGAGGAGAAGGTCGGCATGGGGCCGGTCGTCGACATGGCGAGCAAGCTGGGCCTGCGCGAGACGATGTCGCGCAACATCGGTGGCGGCGAGGTGAAGGCGGACTCGAAGAACCCGGGCGAGAACAAGACGCAGACCGCCTACTTCGGCCCGACCGACAAGTCGCCCGGCCAGGGTTCGTTCACCCTGGGCGTGTCCGCGACGAGCAACCTGGAAATGGCCAACGTCGCGGCGACCATCCTCAGCGGCGGCAAGTGGTGCCCGCCCACCCCGATCGGCCAGATCCAGGACCGCACCGGCAAGCCGATCCCGATCAACGAGCAGCCGTGCGAGCAGGTGATGGACGAGGCCGCCGCGAACACCCTGGCGGTCGGCATGAGCAAGGACGACCAGCCCGGCGGCACCTCCGCCGCGGCGGCCGCCCAGGTCGGCTGGAACCGCCCGATGATCGGCAAGACCGGGACGACCCAGGCCAACGGCTCGGCCGCGTTCGTCGGCGGCACCCCGCAGCTCGCGGGCGCCGCGATGGTCTTCCGGCCCGAAGGCGGGAGCGGCGGCCTCTGCGACGGTGGCCCCGGCAACGTGTCGACCTGCGGCGAGGGCAACATGTTCGGTGGCAAGACACCCGCGCGGACCTGGTTCGGCGCGATGAGCAGGATCCTCACGCCCAACGACCCGGTCCTGCCGCTGCCCCCGTCGGACCCGCGGTACGAACGCGTTCACTGA
- a CDS encoding NUDIX hydrolase, whose protein sequence is MNFSVAEPAEPAVPRDAATVLLLRDGVDGLEVFLQRRVAAMAFAAGMTVFPGGGVDQRDADATIAWAGPPAADWAGWFNGTEQIARALVCAAVRETFEESGVLLAGTAEDVVTDTAKYSDARDALVSRELSLADFLSREGLTLRSDLLRPWAHWITPVQEKRRYDTRFFAAILPEGQDADGKTTEAESSGWQRPADALADAEAGRSTLMPPTWYTLSELAAFDTAAEALAAERTVEAIIPKLIRDGDEIRVVVE, encoded by the coding sequence ATGAACTTCTCCGTCGCGGAGCCGGCCGAACCGGCCGTGCCCCGCGACGCGGCCACGGTGCTGTTGCTGCGGGACGGCGTGGACGGTCTGGAAGTCTTCCTGCAGCGGCGCGTGGCCGCCATGGCGTTCGCCGCGGGCATGACGGTCTTCCCCGGTGGCGGGGTGGACCAGCGCGACGCCGACGCGACGATCGCCTGGGCCGGCCCGCCGGCCGCCGACTGGGCGGGCTGGTTCAACGGGACCGAGCAGATCGCCCGCGCACTGGTGTGTGCGGCCGTGCGGGAGACGTTCGAGGAGTCCGGCGTGCTGCTCGCCGGCACCGCCGAGGACGTCGTCACCGACACCGCGAAGTACTCCGATGCCCGGGACGCGCTGGTGTCCCGTGAACTGTCGCTCGCCGACTTCCTGTCCCGCGAAGGGCTCACGCTGCGTTCGGACCTGCTGCGCCCGTGGGCGCACTGGATCACCCCGGTGCAGGAGAAGCGCCGCTACGACACCCGGTTCTTCGCCGCGATCCTGCCCGAGGGGCAGGACGCCGACGGCAAGACCACCGAGGCGGAGTCCTCCGGGTGGCAGCGCCCGGCCGACGCGCTGGCCGACGCCGAGGCGGGCCGCAGCACCCTGATGCCGCCGACCTGGTACACCCTCTCCGAGCTGGCCGCCTTCGACACGGCCGCCGAGGCGCTGGCCGCCGAGCGCACGGTCGAGGCGATCATCCCCAAGCTCATCCGCGACGGCGACGAGATCCGGGTGGTCGTGGAATGA
- a CDS encoding NUDIX hydrolase codes for MKGPLVDPASVPDWLRPLVEISGDLDATAFTRFSAPEDGYARAASVLILFGETERGPDVLLLRRADTLGSHAGQVAFPGGGADPGDADEVATALREAEEETGVDPVGVRPVAVLPELFIPVSRFAVTPVLAHWHRPSPVHAVDPGETAAVARVPIADLVDPANRFQVRRPGTGYLGPAFTVNGMFVWGFTAGLLTVLLDLGGWAREWDRGDVRDLDVALRDHLLATNEETR; via the coding sequence GTGAAGGGGCCGCTCGTCGATCCGGCGTCGGTCCCGGACTGGTTGCGCCCGCTGGTGGAGATCAGCGGCGACCTCGACGCGACCGCGTTCACCCGGTTCTCCGCGCCCGAAGACGGGTACGCGCGCGCCGCGTCGGTACTGATCCTGTTCGGCGAGACCGAGCGCGGGCCGGACGTCCTGCTGCTGCGCCGCGCCGACACGCTCGGTTCGCACGCCGGGCAGGTGGCCTTCCCCGGCGGCGGGGCGGACCCCGGGGACGCCGACGAGGTCGCCACCGCCCTGCGCGAGGCCGAGGAGGAGACCGGTGTCGACCCGGTCGGCGTGCGGCCGGTCGCGGTCCTGCCCGAGCTGTTCATCCCGGTGTCCCGGTTCGCCGTGACACCGGTGCTGGCCCACTGGCACCGGCCCTCGCCGGTGCACGCCGTCGACCCCGGGGAGACCGCCGCGGTGGCCCGGGTCCCGATCGCGGATCTGGTCGATCCGGCCAACCGGTTCCAGGTGCGCCGGCCGGGCACCGGATACCTGGGACCCGCCTTCACCGTGAACGGGATGTTCGTGTGGGGGTTCACCGCCGGACTGCTCACCGTGCTGCTCGACCTGGGCGGGTGGGCGCGTGAGTGGGATCGCGGCGACGTCCGGGACCTTGACGTAGCGTTGCGCGATCATCTGCTCGCTACGAATGAGGAGACGCGGTGA
- a CDS encoding MFS transporter, protein MSQTSLADYRAALTTPGATRPMVASILARLPIAMIGLSALLFVQQEMGSFAVAGLVSASSLVGVAVGSVVQGRLIDRFGPTRPLLTSAALFAVILVTLALAIEAHAATGLLVLLSFGIGITEPMVGSASRALWGRLVPDVNARNAAYAYEAISMEVFFILGPGVAGLLVAAPWPGTGMVAGGACMVTGAVLFALSPAVRAWGPAGETHRSLLGALSSPGMRTLALAALGFGVVIGFVEVAVPAAATEAGEPALGGVLLSVWSVSSVAFGVAYSLRPWPREMPLRLPALLAGFGVLVALLAWPSTLWGLALAMLAAGALITPQSATHSAAIELVAPKGTAAEAFGWVLTAVTLGLAFGQSVSGYLVEHAGPSAAFLTATAAALVIAAVVYLLRGTVKAPREQVLVS, encoded by the coding sequence GTGTCCCAGACGTCTCTCGCCGACTACCGCGCTGCCCTGACCACGCCGGGCGCGACCCGCCCGATGGTCGCGTCCATCCTGGCCCGCCTGCCGATCGCGATGATCGGGCTCTCCGCGCTCCTGTTCGTGCAGCAGGAGATGGGGTCGTTCGCGGTCGCGGGGCTGGTGTCGGCGAGCTCGCTCGTCGGCGTCGCGGTGGGGTCGGTGGTGCAGGGCAGGCTCATCGACCGCTTCGGGCCGACCCGCCCGCTGCTGACCTCGGCGGCGTTGTTCGCGGTGATCCTGGTGACCCTCGCGCTGGCGATCGAGGCCCACGCCGCGACCGGGCTGCTCGTGCTGCTGTCCTTCGGCATCGGCATCACCGAACCGATGGTCGGGTCGGCGTCGCGGGCCCTGTGGGGACGGCTGGTGCCGGACGTGAACGCGCGCAACGCCGCCTACGCCTACGAGGCCATCAGCATGGAGGTCTTCTTCATCCTCGGCCCCGGCGTGGCCGGCCTGCTGGTCGCGGCGCCGTGGCCGGGCACCGGGATGGTCGCGGGCGGCGCGTGCATGGTCACCGGTGCGGTCCTGTTCGCGCTGAGCCCGGCCGTGCGGGCGTGGGGACCGGCGGGCGAGACGCACCGCTCGCTGCTGGGCGCGCTGAGCAGCCCGGGCATGCGCACGCTCGCGCTGGCCGCGCTCGGGTTCGGCGTGGTGATCGGGTTCGTCGAGGTCGCCGTGCCCGCCGCGGCCACCGAGGCCGGGGAACCGGCGCTCGGTGGCGTGCTGCTGTCGGTGTGGTCGGTCAGCTCGGTCGCGTTCGGGGTGGCGTACAGCCTTCGGCCGTGGCCGCGGGAGATGCCGTTGCGCCTGCCCGCGCTGCTGGCCGGGTTCGGCGTGCTCGTGGCGTTGCTGGCCTGGCCGTCCACGCTGTGGGGGCTCGCGCTGGCGATGCTCGCGGCCGGTGCCCTGATCACACCGCAGTCGGCGACGCACTCGGCGGCGATCGAGCTCGTCGCGCCGAAGGGCACCGCCGCCGAGGCCTTCGGATGGGTGCTGACCGCGGTGACGCTGGGCCTGGCGTTCGGCCAGTCCGTCAGCGGCTACCTGGTCGAGCACGCCGGTCCGTCGGCGGCCTTCCTGACCGCGACCGCCGCGGCGCTGGTGATCGCCGCGGTCGTGTACCTGCTGCGCGGCACCGTGAAGGCACCGCGGGAGCAGGTCCTGGTCTCCTAG
- the nth gene encoding endonuclease III produces MLRCLTDVYPDAHCELDFTTPLELLVAVVLSAQTTDVRVNEVTPALFARYRTAADYAGADRTELEELIRPTGFYRAKTNSLMGLGAALVERFGSEVPKKLDDLVTLPGVGRKTANVVLGNAFDVPGITVDTHFGRLVRRWGWTAEEDPVKVEHAVGELIPRKEWTMLSHRVIFHGRRVCHARKPACGACPLARDCPSYGTGPTGFEEAAKLVKGPERDHILGMAAQR; encoded by the coding sequence ATGCTGCGTTGCCTCACCGACGTGTATCCGGACGCGCATTGTGAGCTGGACTTCACCACGCCGCTGGAGTTGCTCGTCGCCGTGGTGCTGTCCGCGCAGACCACGGACGTGCGGGTCAACGAGGTGACGCCCGCGCTGTTCGCCCGCTACCGCACGGCCGCCGACTACGCGGGAGCGGACCGGACCGAGCTGGAGGAGCTGATCCGGCCCACCGGCTTCTACCGCGCGAAGACGAACTCGCTCATGGGTCTGGGCGCCGCCCTGGTCGAGCGCTTCGGCAGCGAGGTGCCCAAGAAGCTGGACGACCTGGTGACGCTGCCCGGCGTCGGCCGCAAGACCGCCAACGTCGTGCTCGGCAACGCCTTCGACGTGCCCGGGATCACGGTGGACACCCACTTCGGCCGCCTGGTGCGCCGCTGGGGCTGGACCGCGGAGGAGGACCCGGTCAAGGTCGAGCACGCGGTCGGTGAGCTCATCCCCCGCAAGGAGTGGACGATGCTCTCGCACCGGGTGATCTTCCACGGCCGCCGCGTCTGCCACGCGCGCAAACCGGCGTGCGGCGCGTGCCCGCTCGCGCGGGACTGCCCCTCCTACGGCACCGGCCCGACCGGGTTCGAGGAGGCGGCCAAGCTGGTCAAGGGCCCGGAGCGGGACCACATCCTCGGGATGGCGGCTCAGCGGTGA
- a CDS encoding RidA family protein: MSWGDRLAELGIELPGVAAPVAAYVPAVRSGSQVYTSGQLPFVEGKLAATGKVGAEVSPEEAKRYARTAALNALAAVDSLVGLESIVRIVKVVGFVASAEGFTGQPAVINGASELFGEIFGDAGAHARSAVGVAELPLGAPVEVELIVEVS; this comes from the coding sequence ATGAGCTGGGGCGACCGCCTGGCCGAACTCGGGATCGAGCTGCCGGGCGTCGCCGCTCCGGTGGCCGCGTACGTGCCGGCCGTGCGCAGTGGCTCGCAGGTGTACACCTCGGGCCAGCTGCCGTTCGTCGAGGGCAAGCTCGCCGCGACCGGCAAGGTCGGCGCCGAGGTAAGCCCCGAGGAGGCCAAGCGCTACGCCCGGACGGCGGCGCTGAACGCCCTCGCGGCCGTCGACTCGCTCGTCGGTCTCGAGTCGATCGTCCGGATCGTGAAGGTCGTCGGGTTCGTCGCGTCCGCCGAAGGGTTCACCGGCCAGCCGGCCGTGATCAACGGCGCGTCGGAGCTGTTCGGCGAGATCTTCGGCGACGCGGGCGCGCACGCCCGCTCGGCGGTGGGTGTGGCCGAGCTGCCGCTGGGGGCACCGGTCGAGGTCGAACTGATTGTCGAGGTGAGCTGA
- a CDS encoding DUF4177 domain-containing protein, which produces MSATKWEYATVPLLIHATKQILDQWGEDGWELVTVLPNPSGEQHVAYLKRVKA; this is translated from the coding sequence ATGAGCGCCACGAAGTGGGAGTACGCCACCGTTCCGCTGCTGATCCACGCGACCAAGCAGATCCTCGACCAGTGGGGTGAGGACGGCTGGGAGCTGGTCACGGTGCTGCCGAACCCGAGCGGGGAGCAGCACGTCGCCTACCTCAAGCGGGTCAAGGCATGA